A window from Triticum aestivum cultivar Chinese Spring chromosome 6D, IWGSC CS RefSeq v2.1, whole genome shotgun sequence encodes these proteins:
- the LOC123143928 gene encoding uncharacterized protein isoform X1, protein MLSSSLMLTCGHAPLPPFRKPRRLTLDRTAAVTQTSASLSTFLPGRGGGAAAPRRGWAQICRDSSRPGADAAEQDRESKNDLATATVPKIGGGGGGGGGGGQLSDWITSVLLFGIWAGLMYYVLQLAPNQTPYRDTYFLQKLLNLKVDDGFRMNNVLVSLWYIMGIWPLVYSMLLLPTGRSSKSKIPVWPFLVLSCIGGAYALIPYFVLWKPPPPAIDEDEIGQWPLKFLESKLTAGVIFAVGLGLIIFAGKAGGDDWREFFQYFRESKFIHVTCIDFTLLSTFSPFWVYNDMTSRRWKNGWVLPLAVVPLLGPSLYLLLRPSLSSLLGATSSSSDNEKPLK, encoded by the exons ATGCTCTCCTCCTCCCTCATGCTAACCTGCGGCCACGCTCCGCTCCCCCCGTTCCGCAAACCACGGCGCCTCACCCTCGATAGAACCGCCGCCGTTACCCAAACCAGCGCCTCCCTCTCCACCTTCCTGCCCGGGCGGGGAGGAGGAGCAGCCGCGCCGCGCCGGGGCTGGGCCCAGATCTGCCGGGACTCCTCCCGGCCGGGCGCCGATGCCGCGGAGCAGGACAGAGAGAGCAAGAACGACTTAGCAACGGCGACCGTCCCCAAGATTggcggtggaggtggcggcggcggcggcggtgggcagcTCAGCGACTGGATAACGTCGGTGCTGCTGTTCGGGATATGGGCGGGGCTCATGTACTACGTCCTCCAGCTCGCACCAAACCAGACGCCA TACAGGGACACATATTTCTTGCAGAAGCTTTTAAATCTTAAAGTCGACGATGGCTTTCGAATGAACAATGTTCTTGTGTCTCTGTGGTACATAATGGGAATCTGGCCACTGGTGTACAGCATGTTGCTTCTTCCTACTGGAAGAAG TTCAAAAAGCAAGATTCCAGTCTGGCCATTCCTGGTGCTTTCATGCATTGGAGGAGCATATGCGTTGATTCCTTACTTTGTTCTGTGGAAACCTCCTCCACCTGCCATTGATGAAGATGAAATTGGACAATGGCCATTAAAATTTCTCGAATCTAAATTAACTGCAGGA GTAATTTTTGCTGTGGGCCTTGGACTGATTATATTTGCAGGCAAAGCTGGCGGTGATGATTGGCGGGAGTTTTTCCAATACTTTAGAGAGAGCAAGTTT ATCCATGTCACGTGTATTGATTTTACTTTGCTCTCGACCTTCTCACCGTTTTGGGTCTACAATGATATGACGTCAAGACGATG GAAAAACGGTTGGGTTCTGCCACTGGCAGTTGTGCCTTTGCTTGGACCCTCCTTGTATCTTTTGCTGCGTCCATCTCTGTCGTCTCTGCTAGGGGCAACCTCTTCATCATCTGACAATGAGAAGCCTCTGAAATAA
- the LOC123143929 gene encoding CBL-interacting protein kinase 26, with amino-acid sequence MDHETNAKHSVLERMLLDASAEPIGLPLSLLEDITNGFSHDRQIGSGGFAVVYKGILRNVTIAVKKLSKTLDIHEKQFNEEVSCLMKAKHKNIVRFLGYCSDTQGKMVDFEGKLVMADVRQRLLCFEYLPRGSLDKYITGSSCVLKWRECYQIIKEICEGLHYLHVERRIVHLDLKPTNILLDCNMVPKIADFGLSRRFCEKQSQILTAEVKGTLGYMAPEFVNSGQITFKSDIYSLGIIITEILTRQKGYRDVEDVLDIWKNRLQQESQRDIHLEQVRVCAEIAIECADYNPAKRPVTKHIINRLDETESTSRSTETSGSTSSVAQAEKESSEQHQWIPKVPGETSDEDCRMEVGTILMNRYEIGRLLGQGDLAKVYYTQDLTSGQGVAIKMIDKDKVSSVELMVRIKREITLMNLSRHPNVLKLVEVTASKSKLYFVLEYPKDGDLYTTNVIGRLSEDAARKYFHQLIGAVEYCHSQGVYHRNLNLENILLDENGNLKISDFGLSVLPGSREDGLFHYPCGTPAYVAPEVLSWRGYDGAKVDIWSCGVILFALVAGYLPFQGTDRTDLFNKISLGKYECPSWISVKLKDILRKILDLDPSTRASVSSIKASAWYGNLIEVKAYKGEATTSESTECSMLSKRKTKCSDSLGNRAPSSFTDSNAVGVISLSMKFYLSNLSEKKLGLWENKFTARLPAETLLAKLNELAEHLKLKVMKKENSVLKLVAREEGMGRLELDAEVFEIAPSFLLVEIKIANGDKEYELQMKVKGAIRLVFKDMVSAWQDDSHTQQPQFTLFG; translated from the exons ATGGACCATGAAACTAATGCTAAACACAGTGTCCTGGAGCGCATGCTACTCGATGCAAGTGCAGAGCCGATAGGTCTGCCTCTTTCACTTCTGGAAGACATCACAAATGGTTTCTCTCATGATCGGCAAATTGGCAGTGGTGGGTTTGCAGTGGTTTATAAG GGAATACTCAGGAATGTGACGATTGCCGTGAAAAAGTtgtccaaaacattagatattcacgagaaacaattcaacgAAGAGGTTAGCTGTCTGATGAAGGCAAAGCACAAAAATATAGTTCGATTTCTGGGATACTGTTCTGACACACAAGGCAAAATGGTAGACTTTGAGGGAAAGCTTGTCATGGCAGATGTTCGGCAGAGGTTGCTCTGCTTTGAGTATCTACCTAGAGGGAGCCTTGATAAGTATATCACTG GATCATCTTGTGTACTTAAATGGAGAGAGTGCTATCAGATCATCAAAGAAATCTGTGAAGGGTTACATTATCTCCATGTGGAGCGGCGTATTGTCCATTTGGATCTTAAGCCTACAAATATATTGTTGGATTGTAATATGGTTCCGAAAATTGCTGATTTCGGTCTCTCAAGGCGATTCTGTGAAAAGCAAAGCCAAATTCTTACTGCAGAAGTGAAGGGAACTTT GGGATACATGGCACCAGAGTTTGTAAATAGTGGACAAATTACATTCAAGTCGGACATATATAGTCTTGGCATTATAATCACAGAAATACTGACGAGGCAGAAGGGATATCGTGATGTTGAAGAT GTACTTGATATCTGGAAGAATAGGTTGCAGCAGGAATCACAGAGAGACATACATTTGGAACAAGTACGAGTATGCGCTGAGATAGCGATAGAGTGTGCTGATTATAACCCGGCAAAGAGGCCAGTTACAAAACATATAATTAATAGGCTTGATGAAACAGAAAGTACAAGCAGGTCCACTGAAACTAGTGGGAGTACTTCATCAGTAGCTCAG GCAGAAAAGGAGTCCAGTGAGCAGCATCAGTGGATACCTAAGGTACCAGGAGAGACAAGTGATGAG GACTGTCGAATGGAGGTGGGCACAATTTTGATGAATCGCTATGAAATTGGGAGGCTCTTAGGACAAGGGGACTTGGCAAAGGTATATTATACTCAGGATCTCACAAGTGGACAAGGTGTTGCAATAAAGATGATTGATAAGGACAAGGTCTCAAGCGTTGAGCTGATGGTGCGGATAAAGAGGGAGATTACATTAATGAATCTGTCAAGACATCCAAACGTCCTGAAACTTGTGGAGGTTACGGCTAGCAAGAGCAAGCTTTATTTTGTTTTGGAGTATCCTAAAGATGGTGACCTTTACACCACAAATGTCATTGGAAGGTTAAGTGAGGATGCTGCGAGGAAGTACTTCCATCAGTTGATTGGTGCCGTGGAGTACTGCCATAGCCAAGGTGTTTATCATCGCAACTTGAATCTAGAAAACATACTCCTGGACGAGAATGGCAACCTAAAAATCTCTGATTTTGGTCTAAGTGTCCTACCTGGGTCCAGGGAAGATGGCCTCTTCCATTACCCCTGTGGAACTCCAGCTTATGTTGCTCCCGAAGTGCTTAGCTGGAGAGGCTATGACGGTGCGAAGGTCGACATATGGTCCTGTGGAGTAATTCTATTTGCGCTGGTGGCTGGTTACCTTCCTTTCCAAGGCACAGATCGTACAGATTTGTTTAATAAAATTTCCTTAGGGAAATATGAATGCCCTTCTTGGATTTCTGTTAAGCTGAAAGATATACTACGTAAGATTCTTGATCTAGATCCAAGCACCAGGGCTTCTGTTTCAAGCATAAAGGCAAGCGCTTGGTACGGAAATCTCATTGAGGTAAAGGCTTACAAAGGTGAAGCCACAACCTCTGAATCGACAGAGTGCAGTATGTTATCAAAGAGAAAGACAAAATGCAGTGACTCATTAGGGAATCGAGCGCCATCAAGCTTCACTGACTCGAATGCAGTTGGCGTCATTTCTCTCTCAATGAAATTTTACTTATCCAATTTGTCTGAGAAAAAGTTAGGGCTGTGGGAGAACAAATTTACCGCTAGGCTGCCAGCAGAAACTTTACTTGCCAAGTTAAATGAACTGGCTGAGCATTTGAAGCTCAAAGTTATGAAGAAAGAAAACAGTGTTCTGAAATTGGTAGCACGAGAGGAAGGAATGGGAAGACTCGAGCTTGACGCAGAGGTCTTTGAGATTGCGCCTTCTTTTTTATTAGTTGaaataaaaatagcaaatggaGATAAAGAGTATGAACTACAGATGAAAGTGAAAGGTGCGATAAGGCTTGTGTTTAAGGATATGGTTTCGGCTTGGCAAGATGATTCTCACACGCAACAACCACAATTTACATTGTTTGGGTAG
- the LOC123143928 gene encoding uncharacterized protein isoform X2, whose protein sequence is MLSSSLMLTCGHAPLPPFRKPRRLTLDRTAAVTQTSASLSTFLPGRGGGAAAPRRGWAQICRDSSRPGADAAEQDRESKNDLATATVPKIGGGGGGGGGGGQLSDWITSVLLFGIWAGLMYYVLQLAPNQTPYRDTYFLQKLLNLKVDDGFRMNNVLVSLWYIMGIWPLVYSMLLLPTGRSSKSKIPVWPFLVLSCIGGAYALIPYFVLWKPPPPAIDEDEIGQWPLKFLESKLTAGVIFAVGLGLIIFAGKAGGDDWREFFQYFRESKFEKRLGSATGSCAFAWTLLVSFAASISVVSARGNLFII, encoded by the exons ATGCTCTCCTCCTCCCTCATGCTAACCTGCGGCCACGCTCCGCTCCCCCCGTTCCGCAAACCACGGCGCCTCACCCTCGATAGAACCGCCGCCGTTACCCAAACCAGCGCCTCCCTCTCCACCTTCCTGCCCGGGCGGGGAGGAGGAGCAGCCGCGCCGCGCCGGGGCTGGGCCCAGATCTGCCGGGACTCCTCCCGGCCGGGCGCCGATGCCGCGGAGCAGGACAGAGAGAGCAAGAACGACTTAGCAACGGCGACCGTCCCCAAGATTggcggtggaggtggcggcggcggcggcggtgggcagcTCAGCGACTGGATAACGTCGGTGCTGCTGTTCGGGATATGGGCGGGGCTCATGTACTACGTCCTCCAGCTCGCACCAAACCAGACGCCA TACAGGGACACATATTTCTTGCAGAAGCTTTTAAATCTTAAAGTCGACGATGGCTTTCGAATGAACAATGTTCTTGTGTCTCTGTGGTACATAATGGGAATCTGGCCACTGGTGTACAGCATGTTGCTTCTTCCTACTGGAAGAAG TTCAAAAAGCAAGATTCCAGTCTGGCCATTCCTGGTGCTTTCATGCATTGGAGGAGCATATGCGTTGATTCCTTACTTTGTTCTGTGGAAACCTCCTCCACCTGCCATTGATGAAGATGAAATTGGACAATGGCCATTAAAATTTCTCGAATCTAAATTAACTGCAGGA GTAATTTTTGCTGTGGGCCTTGGACTGATTATATTTGCAGGCAAAGCTGGCGGTGATGATTGGCGGGAGTTTTTCCAATACTTTAGAGAGAGCAAGTTT GAAAAACGGTTGGGTTCTGCCACTGGCAGTTGTGCCTTTGCTTGGACCCTCCTTGTATCTTTTGCTGCGTCCATCTCTGTCGTCTCTGCTAGGGGCAACCTCTTCATCATCTGA
- the LOC123143931 gene encoding uncharacterized protein, with protein sequence MAWQQSPSPPAANSPPPPAPTTVISLDEDLLREIFLRLPSLPSLVRAALSCRTFLSAVRSSPAFRRSFREAHLPPLLGLFFDPEVPSIPAFAPLRRRSDPDLAAAVRGADFFLTRLPADDDTFPGWAIEGCCDGNVLLQNFSLEQLAVYNPLTRALDLIPVPPDKIFEGARGDAKYLGCYILSSEEGGEPLRLVYTCHDKSRARAAIFSSESREWQIFPWSEAVTPLPEDEHWLKVGTMVNGFVYWIHTNEAYILVLNTATLHFSQMDLPPTLVARDLIFRVGETKDGKPCIVCPIDFELFVWVRGAEDDGIERWIFDQRFPLETIVEVTESTLVEHGDLKVVATIGGFVYFSTMETFLDGHNPSWFMSLCMETGELATLFQRRFDGHPHPYIMAWPPCLIDNQVHPQLEGA encoded by the coding sequence ATGGCCTGGCAGCAATCACCATCGCCGCCGGCGGCGAACTCACCGCCACCACCCGCTCCCACCACCGTAATCTCTCTCGACGAAGATCTCCTCCGCGAGATCTTCCTCCGCCTCCCCTCCCTCCCAAGCCTCGTCCGTGCCGCCCTCAGCTGCCGCACCTTCCTCAGCGCCGTCCGCTCGTCCCCCGCCTTCCGCCGCAGCTTCCGGGAGGCCCACCTGCCCCCTCTCCTGGGCCTCTTCTTCGACCCCGAAGTCCCCTCCATCCCCGCCTTCGCCCCCCTCCGCCGCCGCTCCGACCCTGACCTCGCGGCCGCCGTCCGCGGCGCCGATTTCTTCCTCACCCGCCTCCCCGCCGACGACGACACCTTCCCGGGGTGGGCCATAGAAGGCTGCTGCGACGGCAACGTCCTCCTCCAGAACTTCAGCCTGGAGCAACTCGCCGTCTACAACCCCCTCACGCGGGCCCTGGATCTCATCCCCGTGCCGCCCGACAAGATCTTCGAGGGCGCCCGCGGCGACGCCAAGTACCTTGGATGCTACATCCTCTCCTCCGAAGAGGGCGGCGAGCCGCTGCGCCTGGTCTACACCTGCCATGACAAGTCGCGGGCGCGTGCCGCCATCTTCTCGTCGGAGAGCAGGGAGTGGCAGATCTTCCCGTGGTCGGAGGCTGTGACGCCATTGCCTGAAGACGAGCACTGGCTTAAAGTTGGCACAATGGTGAATGGGTTCGTCTACTGGATACACACAAATGAAGCCTACATCCTCGTGCTGAACACCGCGACACTACATTTCTCCCAGATGGATTTGCCGCCGACCTTGGTGGCGCGCGATCTCATATTCAGGGTTGGCGAGACCAAGGATGGTAAGCCTTGCATTGTCTGCCCAATTGATTTTGAGCTTTTTGTTTGGGTCCGGGGAGCCGAGGATGATGGCATCGAGAGATGGATATTCGACCAGAGGTTTCCATTGGAGACGATTGTCGAGGTCACCGAGAGTACACTTGTGGAACATGGTGACCTGAAGGTTGTGGCCACTATTGGTGGATTTGTGTACTTCTCTACCATGGAAACGTTCCTTGATGGTCATAATCCTAGTTGGTTCATGTCTCTATGCATGGAGACAGGGGAGCTGGCCACGCTCTTCCAGAGGAGATTTGACGGCCATCCCCATCCCTACATCATGGCATGGCCTCCTTGTTTGATAGACAACCAGGTGCACCCTCAACTCGAAGGTGCTTGA